The following proteins come from a genomic window of Miscanthus floridulus cultivar M001 chromosome 2, ASM1932011v1, whole genome shotgun sequence:
- the LOC136515036 gene encoding 26S proteasome non-ATPase regulatory subunit 12 homolog A-like isoform X1 codes for MEGDSTNTNLDAAIESLLNVEKQMRLAGDVAGTRKAVIDIVELCYKAGAWKTLNDQIVLLSKRRGQLKQAITAMVQKAMDYIDLTLDIDTRIELIKTLSSVSAGKIYVEIERARLIKRLAKIKEEQGQIDEAADLMQEVAVETFGSMAKTEKIAFILDQVRLCLDRQDYVRAQILSRKISTRVFEADPLKEKKKQKEGDNIVQDAPADIPSLLELKRIYYELMIRYYMHNNDYLEICRCYKAIYDIPAIKEDPTKWIPILRKICWYLVLAPHDPMQSSLLNATLEDKNLTEIPNFRLLLKQLVTMEVIQWTTLWEFAKHEYENEKNLLGGALGAKAAEDLKLRIIEHNILVVSKYYSRITLKRLADLLCLSLQEAEKHLSDMVNSKSLIAKIDRPMGVVSFQTAQDCNGTLNSWATNLEKLLDLVEKSCHQIHKETMIHKAVLKA; via the exons ATG GAGGGCGACAGTACCAACACCAACCTCGATGCGGCGATAGAGTCGCTCCTGAACGTCGAGAAGCAGatgaggctggccggcgatgtcGCCGGCACGCGGAAGGCCGTCATCGACATCGTCGAGCTCTGCTACAAGGCCGGCGCGTGGAAGACGCTCAACGACCAGATCGTTCTCCTCTCCAAGAGGAGAGGCCAGCTTAAGCAG GCCATAACTGCTATGGTTCAGAAAGCAATGGACTACATTGATTTGACACTAGACATTGACACACGCATCGAGCTAATCAAAACACTGAGCAGCGTTTCTGCTGGCAAA ATTTATGTCGAGATAGAGAGAGCAAGATTGATCAAAAGACTTGCTAAAATCAAAGAGGAGCAGGGACAGATTGACGAGGCTGCTGATTTGATGCAAGAAGTTGCT GTCGAAACATTTGGTTCCATGGCCAAGACAGAAAAAATTGCTTTTATTCTTGACCAG GTCCGGCTATGCCTAGATCGGCAAGATTATGTCAGAGCACAAATTTTATCAAGGAAAATTAGTACTAGAGTATTCGAAGCAGATCCATTgaaggaaaaaaagaaacaaaaggaAGGGGACAATATTGTTCAGGATGCTCCTGCAGACATTCCATCCCTACTAGAATTGAAGCGCATCTACTATGAACTGATGATTCG ATATTACATGCACAACAATGATTACCTGGAGATCTGCCGTTGCTACAAGGCGATTTATGATATTCCAGCGATAAAAGAGGATCCAACAAAGTGGATACCG ATTCTTAGGAAGATCTGTTGGTACTTGGTGCTAGCACCTCATGATCCTATGCAATCGAGCCTTCTCAATGCTACACTTGAGGATAAGAACCTTACAGAAATCCCAAATTTTAG ATTATTGCTAAAGCAGCTGGTTACCATGGAGGTCATCCAGTGGACAACGTTGTGGGAGTTCGCCAAGCACGAATACGAGAACGAGAAGAATCTTCTCGGAGGAGCTTTGGGTGCCAAAGCTGCAGAAGATTTGAAGCTGAGGATCATCGAACAT AATATCTTGGTGGTGTCGAAATATTATTCTAGGATTACCCTCAAGAGGCTTGCGGACCTTCTCTGCCTGAGTTTGCAG GAGGCAGAGAAGCATCTTTCAGACATGGTGAACTCAAAATCTCTGATTGCGAAGATTGACAGGCCGATGGGAGTCGTTAGTTTCCAGACAGCCCAAGACTGCAATGGCACACTCAACTCATGGGCCACAAACCTCGAGAAACTTCTCGACCTTGTCGAGAAGAGTTGCCACCAGATACATAAGGAGACCATGATCCACAAGGCTGTGTTAAAAGCTTGA
- the LOC136515036 gene encoding 26S proteasome non-ATPase regulatory subunit 12 homolog A-like isoform X2: MEGDSTNTNLDAAIESLLNVEKQMRLAGDVAGTRKAVIDIVELCYKAGAWKTLNDQIVLLSKRRGQLKQAITAMVQKAMDYIDLTLDIDTRIELIKTLSSVSAGKIYVEIERARLIKRLAKIKEEQGQIDEAADLMQEVAVETFGSMAKTEKIAFILDQVRLCLDRQDYVRAQILSRKISTRVFEADPLKEKKKQKEGDNIVQDAPADIPSLLELKRIYYELMIRYYMHNNDYLEICRCYKAIYDIPAIKEDPTKWIPILRKICWYLVLAPHDPMQSSLLNATLEDKNLTEIPNFRLLLKQLVTMEVIQWTTLWEFAKHEYENEKNLLGGALGAKAAEDLKLRIIEHNILVVSKYYSRITLKRLADLLCLSLQNYTLLFSGGREASFRHGELKISDCED; this comes from the exons ATG GAGGGCGACAGTACCAACACCAACCTCGATGCGGCGATAGAGTCGCTCCTGAACGTCGAGAAGCAGatgaggctggccggcgatgtcGCCGGCACGCGGAAGGCCGTCATCGACATCGTCGAGCTCTGCTACAAGGCCGGCGCGTGGAAGACGCTCAACGACCAGATCGTTCTCCTCTCCAAGAGGAGAGGCCAGCTTAAGCAG GCCATAACTGCTATGGTTCAGAAAGCAATGGACTACATTGATTTGACACTAGACATTGACACACGCATCGAGCTAATCAAAACACTGAGCAGCGTTTCTGCTGGCAAA ATTTATGTCGAGATAGAGAGAGCAAGATTGATCAAAAGACTTGCTAAAATCAAAGAGGAGCAGGGACAGATTGACGAGGCTGCTGATTTGATGCAAGAAGTTGCT GTCGAAACATTTGGTTCCATGGCCAAGACAGAAAAAATTGCTTTTATTCTTGACCAG GTCCGGCTATGCCTAGATCGGCAAGATTATGTCAGAGCACAAATTTTATCAAGGAAAATTAGTACTAGAGTATTCGAAGCAGATCCATTgaaggaaaaaaagaaacaaaaggaAGGGGACAATATTGTTCAGGATGCTCCTGCAGACATTCCATCCCTACTAGAATTGAAGCGCATCTACTATGAACTGATGATTCG ATATTACATGCACAACAATGATTACCTGGAGATCTGCCGTTGCTACAAGGCGATTTATGATATTCCAGCGATAAAAGAGGATCCAACAAAGTGGATACCG ATTCTTAGGAAGATCTGTTGGTACTTGGTGCTAGCACCTCATGATCCTATGCAATCGAGCCTTCTCAATGCTACACTTGAGGATAAGAACCTTACAGAAATCCCAAATTTTAG ATTATTGCTAAAGCAGCTGGTTACCATGGAGGTCATCCAGTGGACAACGTTGTGGGAGTTCGCCAAGCACGAATACGAGAACGAGAAGAATCTTCTCGGAGGAGCTTTGGGTGCCAAAGCTGCAGAAGATTTGAAGCTGAGGATCATCGAACAT AATATCTTGGTGGTGTCGAAATATTATTCTAGGATTACCCTCAAGAGGCTTGCGGACCTTCTCTGCCTGAGTTTGCAG AACTACACATTACTCTTTTCAGGAGGCAGAGAAGCATCTTTCAGACATGGTGAACTCAAAATCTCTGATTGCGAAGATTGA